Genomic DNA from Fimbriimonadaceae bacterium:
TACATTCGGGCCAACCGTTCGCCCCGCCGGTATCGCAATCGTTTCCTCGCTGAAGCCATGGTCACGTTACGCATGATTGATACCCTGGGTTTCGGCATCCGTGAGGTCATGTGGAAGGGACAAGCCAGCCGCTACCTGCCGTTGCCTGATTATGACTTGTCCGAGCCGGGCCACGTCACACTGCGCATTCAGGGCCGCTTCATCGACGAAAATTACAGTCGCGCATTGCTCACCCATGCCGATCTCCCGTGGCCGGACGTGCTGGCGCTCGATGCTGTTCAAAAAGGCGGCCTACCAGACGACGCCCTCGTGCAAGACCTCCGGCACCGTGGGCTGATCGAAGGCCGCAAACCCAGGCTGCATGTTGCGGCCGATGTCGCCGCCGCGACGGACACTCAGGCTGAATATATCCGCCACCGGGCCTTCGACGACCGGTACTTCTGCGATCTGATTCTCGATTACCTGAAAACCTTCAAGCAAGGGCAACGAACTGATTTTGAACGGCTCCTCACAGGAAAGCTGTCCGACCTGCTGTCCGGCAAGCAGAAAGCCCGCAAAATTAACAATCTCCTCCAACGCCTTCGTCGGGAGGGCAAAGTGGTCACCGACGGCCGCACCAAAGGGGCTACCTGGCGATTGACTACAATTGACTAAGATTAACTACAATTGACTACGGCCATCCATACCAACCAACACGTGTGAGTGACCAAAAACCTCGGTTAGCCACCGAAACACCAATAAACCCCGATGGTTACAAGGAAATCTTAATTGACGGTTAATTGACTGGAGTCCCCATGGCCCGCGAAAACGCCCACTACGAGCTCTCCGACGCCGAAAAGCGCGACCTCATCAAGCTCATCGAACAGGGCAAGCCGCTGCCGGAGAAGTACCGTTTTCTGCTCTTCGCCGATAAGCGCGAAGTCGAACTGGTGTGGAACGGAAAAAACCGCGAAGTCTGCACAGCCGTGCTACCGTTTCAGACGCTCGAACACATCGACGAGCCTAGGAAGGAACAGCGCGAGGGAGAACTCGATCTCGACCTGGGCGGGCGCCAGGTCAAGGGCTGGACGAATAAGCTCATCTGGGGCGACAACAAGTTGATTCTCTCCTCCCTCAAAGCCGGGGCGCTCCGCCGTCAGATCGAGGAGGCCGGCGGCCTCAAGCTCATCTATATCGACCCGCCCTTCGATGTGGGGGCGGACTTCAGCATGGATATCGAGATCGGCGGCGAGACTTTCCATAAAGAGCCGAACCTTCTTGAGCAAATCGCCTACCGCGACACCTGGGGACGCGGCGCCGATTCCTTCATCGCCATGATCTATGAACGCCTTATTCTCATGCGCGACTTGATGCACCCAGAGGGTAGCATCTACGTGCATTGCGACCCGAGGGTGAACGGGTTTATCCGTTTGGTGATGAATGAAATCTTCGGAACCGAACTCTTCCGAAACGAAATTGTCTGGCAGAGAACATCGAGCCGCAAAGGCGTGAACCAACTTGGGCGTGTTCACGATCTGATTTACTTCTACTCCAAAAGCGAAAGCCTCACGTGGAGTCCCCCCAGCGTTGCTCAAACCGAGGAAACAGCGCGTGGTCACGATTTCCTGACTGACGAGGATGGAACGATTCACCGCCTTTCAGACTTAACCGGCGCGGGCCCGGGACCAGCTCGGATTTTCAATGGTAAGAGCATTGAACCTCCTGCTGGTAGACATTGGGGTTACGACCAACCCGGAATTGACAACCTGATAGCTCGCGGACGAATCGCTTTCACGAGGACCGGCACACCTCGCCTCAAGACTCCGTTAAGCGAACTCAAGGGCGTAGCTGTTCACGACGTGTGGACTGACATTTCAGTTTTGAACTCAGCAGCCGAGGAACGCGTTGCTTATCCGACTCAAAAGCCGGAAGGGTTGTTGGAACGTATTGTTGAAGCCAGCAGCAAAGAAGGCGATTTGGTAGCGGACTTTTTCTGCGGCAGCGGTACGACCGCCGCTGTGGCTGAAAAGCTGGGCCGAAAATGGATCGCTACCGACCTCGGCAAGTTCGGCATTCACACCACGCGCAAGCGGCTCATTCAAGTACAGCGTGAGTTGAAAGCCGGCGGCAAACCCTTTCGCGCTTTTGAAGTGCTCAATCTGGGCCGCTACGAGCGCCAGGCCTATCTCAACGTCGCCGGGCGTCTCACGGGCAAACAGAAAGAACAGGCGCTGGCCAAGAAAGAGGCGGAGTTCCGTGAGTTGATCCTCAAGGCCTACCGCGCTGAACCTTTGCCTGACACCGGATTCTTCCACGGCAAGAATAGTGGGCGACTCGTCGTCGTAGGCCCGATCAACTTGCCGGTCGGGCGGCTGTTTATCGAGGAAGTCATCACCGAATGCCGTAAACGCGGTGCCTCTCGCGTGGATGTGTTGGCCTTCGAGTTCGAGATGGGCCTCTTCCCCGCCGTTCTGGAAGACGCAAAACAAAAGGGCATCGACCTCGCGCCCAAGACCATCCCGCCGGAGGTGTTCGACAAACGCGCCGTCGAGAAGGGACAGGTCCGTTTCCACGACGTGGCCTATATCGAAGTCACGCCGCGATTCGACAAGAAGGATAAGCTCACACTGGCCGTAGAGCTGTCCGACTTCTCCGTCTACTACTCACAGGGACTCGTGGAATCCATCGCCGCTGAGCTGAAAGAGGGCAAGAGCGAGGTGGTGTGCGAGGCGGGCAAGCTCATCAAAATCAGCAAAGACAAACAGGGCGTCGTCACTCGCGAGATGCTCACCAAGAAGTGGACCGACTGGGTGGACTACTGGGCGGTGGACTTTAACTACGAAAGCCGGAAAGAAATCATCAAGGTCCAGCGTGGCACAGGCCTCGGCGGTGTCCAGGGCTTCTTGCCTGGACAGGAGCCGGACCAACGCGAACTCGAATTAGCCGCTGACGATTTCGAAGAGCGCTGGACCGGGGCCTACATCTTCGAGAACGAGTGGCAGAGCTTCCGCACTCGCCACAATCGCGACCTTGAATTGAAATCCGCTCCGCACCGCT
This window encodes:
- a CDS encoding site-specific DNA-methyltransferase — translated: MARENAHYELSDAEKRDLIKLIEQGKPLPEKYRFLLFADKREVELVWNGKNREVCTAVLPFQTLEHIDEPRKEQREGELDLDLGGRQVKGWTNKLIWGDNKLILSSLKAGALRRQIEEAGGLKLIYIDPPFDVGADFSMDIEIGGETFHKEPNLLEQIAYRDTWGRGADSFIAMIYERLILMRDLMHPEGSIYVHCDPRVNGFIRLVMNEIFGTELFRNEIVWQRTSSRKGVNQLGRVHDLIYFYSKSESLTWSPPSVAQTEETARGHDFLTDEDGTIHRLSDLTGAGPGPARIFNGKSIEPPAGRHWGYDQPGIDNLIARGRIAFTRTGTPRLKTPLSELKGVAVHDVWTDISVLNSAAEERVAYPTQKPEGLLERIVEASSKEGDLVADFFCGSGTTAAVAEKLGRKWIATDLGKFGIHTTRKRLIQVQRELKAGGKPFRAFEVLNLGRYERQAYLNVAGRLTGKQKEQALAKKEAEFRELILKAYRAEPLPDTGFFHGKNSGRLVVVGPINLPVGRLFIEEVITECRKRGASRVDVLAFEFEMGLFPAVLEDAKQKGIDLAPKTIPPEVFDKRAVEKGQVRFHDVAYIEVTPRFDKKDKLTLAVELSDFSVYYSQGLVESIAAELKEGKSEVVCEAGKLIKISKDKQGVVTREMLTKKWTDWVDYWAVDFNYESRKEIIKVQRGTGLGGVQGFLPGQEPDQRELELAADDFEERWTGAYIFENEWQSFRTRHNRDLELKSAPHRYDKLGRYIVAVKVIDIFGNDTMTLMPITVG